CCGTCGTAGCTGGTCGCCTGCGGCCGCTCCCCGCGGACCTCGGCGAGGGGGCCGTCGACGGCCCGGATGACGTCACCGACCGCGATCCCGCTCGCCGGCCGCGCGAGCAGGTACCCGCCGCTGGCCCCCATGCGGCTCGTCACGAGCTCCGCGCGACGCAGGTCGGCGAGGATCGCCTCGAGGAACTTGCGCGGCAGGTCCTGATCGGCGGCCAGCCGCACGACGGAGACCGGTGTCCCCCCTTCGCCGGAGGCCGCGAGGGTCAGCATCGCGCGGACGGCGTAGTCCGACCGGGCAGAGATGTCCATGCCCCCCAGTATCCCGGCTCGCAGCCGTCGCGATCGCCCACGTCGTGAGACATAACGCGGCGTTACTTGACCCATAAGCAGATGTTGGATCAAACTCCTGCACAACAGGTGGGAGATCCTCTCGCCCGTCGCGCCGCACACTCCTCACGGAAAAGAGTCCTCCGTATGCGCAAGCTCGTCCTCCTGGCCATCGTGGGCCTGCTCGCCCAGCTCGTCGACGGGTCGCTCGGCATGGCCTACGGCGTCACGACGACCACCCTCCTGCTCGCCATCGGCACCAACCCGGTCGCCGCCTCGGCGACCGTGCACCTCGCCGAGATCGGGACGACCCTCGTCTCGGGTGCCTCGCACTGGCGCTTCGGCAACGTCGACTGGCCCGTGGTGCTCAAGAT
The genomic region above belongs to Janibacter limosus and contains:
- a CDS encoding RrF2 family transcriptional regulator, with amino-acid sequence MDISARSDYAVRAMLTLAASGEGGTPVSVVRLAADQDLPRKFLEAILADLRRAELVTSRMGASGGYLLARPASGIAVGDVIRAVDGPLAEVRGERPQATSYDGAATHLPTLWVAVRSSVRSVLDGTSLADVLAGDFPAAVRTAVAAPGAWENR